A window of the Anthonomus grandis grandis chromosome 9, icAntGran1.3, whole genome shotgun sequence genome harbors these coding sequences:
- the LOC126740562 gene encoding hexokinase type 2-like, translating into MTSCQNKVCNPFYGEQPEQWVTEKVSAKVKEVLAEMQLTDDVLRQDMTVFEQNIERGLKKDTHPDSIVKCFITYVQDLPNGSETGKYLALDLGGTNFRVLLVDLAPGKCDLTSDIYSTPVELQTGTGIALFDHIAASLADFIKNHGLENEFLDLGFTFSFPLLQKGLRSGTLVKWTKGYNIPEMIGEDVVKWLREAIERRGDVKINVCAILNDTTGTLMSCAWKNPKCRIGMIVGTGHNACYLEKQSNAEMFDEPDLGSGKVIINLEAAALGDDGALDFLRTDIDREVDAESPNPGKQINEKLISGMFLGEVVRKYTLKFIKSGDMFGGKHDDVFSQRGIIQTSFISNIESDQTGHFDYCKQILAQIGITDASEQDMIDLRYICQLVSTRSAYLCAADASVLIKRIGEPDVVVGIDGSVYKFHPLFRRIMKEKMKDLLDPSFKFDLMLSEDGSGRGAALVAAMAAMRAA; encoded by the exons ATGACCTCATGCCAGAATAAAGTTTGCAATCCGTTTTACGGTGAACAACCGGAACAATGGGTCACCGAAAAGGTTTCTGCAAAAGTAAAAGAAGTATTGGCAGAGATGCAGCTTACAGACGACGTTCTTCGTCAAGATATGACGGTTTTTGAGCAAAATATTGAACGAGGTTTAAAGAAAGACACTCATCCAGACTCTATAGTGAAATGTTTTATAACGTATGTACAGGATCTACCAAATGGTTCAGAAACAGGAAAGTATTTAGCACTAGACCTCGGTGGAACGAATTTTAGAGTTTTATTGGTGGATCTGGCGCCAGGCAAGTGTGACCTTACTTCAGACATTTATAGTACCCCGGTAGAACTTCAAACAGGTACCGGAATAGCCTTGTTCGATCATATAGCAGCCAGTTTAGCAGACTTTATAAAAAACCATGGCTTAGAAAACGAATTTCTTGACTTAGGATTTACCTTCAGCTTTCCTTTATTACAAAAAGGATTAAGATCTGGAACGCTTGTCAAATGGACAAAAGGCTACAATATTCCTGAAATGATTGGTGAAGATGTAGTGAAGTGGCTAAGGGAAGCCATAGAAAGAAGAGGAGACGTAAAGATAAATGTTTGTGCTATTTTAAATGACACTACTGGGACATTAATGTCTTGTGCCTGGAAGAATCCAAAGTGCAGGATCGGGATGATCGTTGGTACCGGACATAATGCCTGTTATTTGGAAAAGCAGTCAAATGCAGAGATGTTTGATGAGCCAGATTTGGGTTCTGGAAAAGTAATTATAAATCTTGAGGCGGCAGCTTTGGGAGACGACGGAGCTCTTGACTTCTTGAGAACCGATATTGACAGAGAGGTGGATGCCGAGTCGCCAAACCCTGGCAAGCAAATCAATGAAAAGCTGATTTCTGGTATGTTTTTGGGAGAAGTAGTCAGAAAGTATACATTGAAGTTTATTAAAAGTGGAGATATGTTTGGTGGAAAGCATGACGACGTATTTTCACAAAG AGGTATTATTCAGACTtcctttatttctaatatagAATCAGATCAGACGGGGCATTTTGATTACTGCAAACAAATTTTGGCCCAAATAG GTATAACGGACGCAAGCGAGCAAGATATGATCGACCTAAGGTACATTTGCCAACTTGTTTCCACAAGATCCGCGTATCTATGTGCAGCGGATGCATCTGTTTTAATTAAGAGAATTGGTGAACCAGATGTTGTAGTGGGAATTGATGGATCTGTGTATAAGTTTCACCCTTTGTTTAG gaggATTATGAAGGAAAAGATGAAGGACTTATTGGATCCCAGCTTTAAATTTGATCTTATGTTATCAGAAGATGGAAGCGGTCGCGGAGCAGCCTTGGTAGCTGCTATGGCTGCCATGAGGGCTGCCTGA
- the LOC126740561 gene encoding hexokinase type 2-like, which produces MALSKFDCKSKKCGPHRPDNEIEDLVDPKVKARMQDMILSNETLRKEQEIYLDNVNRGLKKETNPSAIIKCFPTYVQDLPNRTETGKFLALDLGGTNFRVLLITLADGKCDMQSEIYVIPKEIFTGSGVELFDHIAKCLSEFSTKYGVQEEKIPLGFTFSFPVTQVGLTKGILKKWTKGFKCDDVIGQDAVQYLIDAIKRRSDVDIDVVAILNDTTGTLMACAWIEPYCRIGLIVGTGSNACYYEYQKNAELYDEPDMGSGRIIINLEMGAFGEDGAIDFILTEEDKVVDQNSINPGGQIHEKCVSGMYLGELMRLRTLAMIKEGLIFQGCPNAQESFEKANFTSEIITSIESDHVNTYTNVKAALSKIGISDADPKDMTSLRYVCRCVSRRSAHLVAASLCVLIKKMDEPYTVVAVDGSVYKYHPHYRRVLEEKMKELLSGEDSKYKFKLMLSEDGSGRGAALVAAVAARKQKEQKG; this is translated from the exons ATGGCTTTATCAAAATTCGATTGTAAAAGTAAGAAATGTGGTCCCCATCGGCCCGACAATGAAATTGAAGATCTGGTAGACCCCAAAGTAAAAGCACGGATGCAAGATATGATCCTCTCAAATGAAACGCTTCGAAAAGAGCAAGAAATCTACTTGGATAATGTAAACAGAGGCCTAAAAAAGGAAACAAACCCTAGCGCGATCATTAAATGCTTCCCTACTTATGTCCAAGACCTTCCAAATCGTACTGAAACAGGCAAATTTTTAGCTTTAGACTTGGGAGGAACCAACTTCAGAGTCCTTCTTATAACTCTTGCTGATGGAAAATGTGATATGCAATCTGAGATCTACGTAATCCCTAAGGAAATATTCACTGGGTCAGGTGTTGAATTATTCGATCACATCGCCAAATGCTTATCAGAGTTTTCTACGAAATATGGGGTGCAAGAAGAAAAAATCCCCTTGGGATTTACTTTTAGTTTTCCAGTGACCCAAGTGGGACTAACCAaaggaattttaaagaaatggacCAAAGGCTTTAAG TGTGATGACGTGATAGGACAAGATGCTGTTCAATACCTTATAGATGCAATTAAACGCAGAAGCGATGTAGACATTGACGTGGTTGCTATCCTTAATGATACCACTGGTACTCTTATGGCATGCGCCTGGATTGAACCCTATTGTCGTATCGGGTTGATTGTTGGCACTGGTAGTAACGCTTGCTACTATGAGTACCAGAAAAATGCCGAGTTGTATGATGAGCCTGATATGGGCTCAGGAAGAATTATTATTAACCTTG aaatggGTGCTTTTGGAGAAGATGGTGCTATCGATTTTATATTAACTGAAGAAGATAAAGTAGTGGATCAAAATAGTATAAACCCAGGAGGCCAAATTCATGAAAAATGCGTTAGTGGTATGTACTTAGGTGAGCTTATGAGGCTAAGAACTTTGGCAATGATTAAGGAAGGGTTAATCTTCCAAGGATGTCCAAATGCTCAAGAATCGTTTGAAAAGGC aaactttaccaGTGAAATAATTACAAGCATAGAATCTGATCATGTCAATACTTATACTAACGTAAAAGCAGCACTGTCAAAAATTG GTATATCAGATGCTGACCCCAAAGATATGACCAGCCTGCGTTATGTGTGTCGGTGTGTAAGTAGAAGATCTGCTCATCTTGTTGCAGCCTCCTTATGtgtattaattaagaaaatggaTGAACCTTACACCGTTGTTGCTGTTGATGGATCAGTGTATAAATATCATCCTCACTACAG GCGTGTTTTGGAAGAAAAAATGAAAGAACTACTATCAGGTGAGGACAGCAAATACAAATTCAAGCTAATGCTCTCAGAAGATGGAAGTGGAAGGGGCGCAGCCTTAGTAGCAGCTGTTGCTGCAAGAAAACAGAAAGAACAAAAaggataa